The sequence CGGCCTCGTACCAGTGCGAGGCGACGGTGATCGGCACGCCATCGGCCTCGCGGATCATGTCCACCCGCAGCACTTCGGCGCCGGGGGCGAGCCCCAGAGCCTGCGCGATCTCGGACGAGGACGGCTCGATGCGCGAGCCGATGAGCCGGCCGCCGGGCGCGCGGCCTTCGCGCGAGACGATCTCGGAAAAGCGGGTGCGCGGCCCGATCGGGTAGCGGATCGGCGGCTCCTTGACGAAGGTGCCGCGCCCAGGCGTGGCCTCGATCAGTCGCCGCTCGGTGAGGTGGGCCAGTGCCCGGCGCAGCGTGTGGCGATTGACGCCAAAGCGTTCCGCCAGCTCGTTTTCTGTCGGCAGGCGGGCGCCGGCGGCGAGGCGGCCTTCGATGATATCCGCCTCGATCCGCTCCGCGATCTGTTTCCACAGCGCGACGCCCGTGCCGCGCGCCACGTCTTCCGCCGGGGAGGGGGGCGTCGTCACGGCGCTGTCGTTTGTCGGGTCCATATTTCTACCGCGCTGCAAAACCACTCTTGCCTGTTTGTATAGATGAATATACAAATCCGTCGAAATGTAAACGGCCTTGACGGCAGGTCAGCGGATTTTTCCAATGCAGCCTTCCCCTTCAAAACCCAACAATGGCGCGGCTTCCCGCTCGCCCCGGCAGGACGCGATGGCGCTGATGGCGCGGGCCGAGGCGGGCGAGCTTGAAGCCGTTCTGGCCGGCTTCGCCCCGCTGCCGGTGGCCTCCGATCTCAAGCCGCCGGAGGTCGGGCTGGTGATGCTGCGCGGACGTACCGGAGGCGACGGCGCCGCATTCAATCTCGGCGAGGCGACGGTTTCCCGCGCCGCCGTGCGGCTTGAAGGGGGCGCCAGCGGCTTCGCCTATCGCCTCGGTCGCGATGTGAAGGCGGCCCGCGCCGCCGCCATTCTCGACGCGCTGTGGCAGGACGAGACGCGCCGGGCCGAGGTCGATGCGGCGCTGGCGCCGGTGCGGGCGCGGCTGGCGGTGCAGGCGGCGCAGGTGCGGGCCGAGACGGCGGCCACCAAGGTCGATTTCTTCACCCTCGTGCGCGGGGAAGATTGATATGTCCCAGACACTTATGGCCGCTGGCTTCGCCGATCCCGTCTTCGACCAGCAGGCGACCTTCCGCGCCGCCATGTGGGCGCTGTCACGCCCCGGGCGGGTGGAACCGATCCGCGCCGGGTTGACCCCGCCGGCACCGCTCAATGCGGAAGCGGCGGCGCTGGTGCTGGCGCTGTGCGACTATGAAACCCCGCTCTGGCTCGATCCCGCCCTCGCGGGCGCGCCCGCTGTGGTCGACTTTCTGCGCTTCCACACCGGCGCGCCGATCGTGGCGGAGGCGCGCGAGGCGCGCTTCGCGCTGATCGCCGAACCCGTTGACATGCCTGATTTTTTCGACTTCGCCCAGGGCTCACCCGAGTTTCCGGACATCTCCGCGACGCTGATCCTGCAGGTCGACTCCTTCACCGCCGGGCTGGTGCTGGAAGGGCCGGGAATCAACGGCCGCACCGCTTTCGGCGCGGCGCCGTTGCCGGCGGACTTTATCGAGCGGATGGCGGCCAATCGGGCGGGCTTTCCGCTCGGGGTCGACCTGCTGCTGGCGGGGGCGGGCGGGGTTGCCGGCCTGCCGCGTTCCGTCACCGTGAAGGAGGGTTGAGCCATGTATGTGGCGGCCAAAGGCGGCGAAAAGGCCATCCGCAACGCCCACGCGCTTCTCGCTAAGTGTCGACGCGGAAACAGGAATCTGCCCTCGGTCAGCCTCGCCCAGATCGCGCAGCAATTGACGCTGGCGGTGGACCGGGTGATGGCGGAGGGGTCGCTTTATGACGTGGAGCTTGCGGCGCTGGCGGTGAAGCAGGCGCGCGGCGACCTGATCGAGGCGATCTTCCTCATCCGCGCCTTCCGCACCACCCTGCCGCGCTTCGGCTATGCGCAAGCCCTTGATACGTCTGAGATGCTTGTGCGCCGGCGCGTTTCCGCGACCTATAAGGACCTGCCGGGTGGCCAGCTTCTCGGGCCCACTTTCGACTACACCCACCGGCTTCTGGACACCTCTCTTGGTGTGACCGATGAGGCCGGTGAGGTGGACGATGAGGCCAGACAGGCCGATCCGCCCGCCGACGCCCCCGTCGCCATGCCGCGCGTCACCGACCTGCTGGGGCAGGAGGGGCTGATCGAGGCCGCCCCCGCCGATGACGGCGCCGAACCCTTCGACATCACCCGCGCGCCCGTCTCCTTCCCCGTCGACCGCTCCACCCGGCTGCAGACGCTGGCGCGCGGCGATGAGGGCTATCTGCTGGCGCTCGGCTATTCCACCCAGCGTGGCTATGCCCGCTCGCATCCCTTTGTCGGCGAAATCCGCTTCGGCGATGTCGAGGTGATCTTCGAGGCGCCGGAACTCGGCTTCGAACTCTCGCTCGGCACGGTGCAGGTGACCGAATGCCAGAGCGTGAACCAGTTCAAAGGCTCGGCGACCACGCCACCGCAGTTCACGCGCGGCTATGGCCTCGTCTTCGGGCAATGCGAGCGCAAGGCGCTGTCCATGGCGCTGGTGGAGCGGGCGCTGCGCTGGAAGGAGCTGGGCGAGGAGCCCGGCGCCCCGGCGCAGGACGAGGAATTCGTGCTCTCCCATTGCGACAATGTGCAGGCGACTGGCTTCGTCGAGCACCTCAAGCTGCCGCATTACGTCGACTTCCAAGCGGAACTCGACCTCGTGCGCCGCATGCGCGCGGAACAGGCAGCCGAGCGGCCGGCGGACGGGATCAAGGAGGCGGCGGAATGAACGCCCACGCGACCGGGGCCATGCCCGAAATCACCTACAACTTCGCCTATCTCGACGAGCAGACCAAGCGGATGATTCGCCGGGCGATCCTCAAGGCGATCGCCGTACCCGGCTATCAGGTGCCGTTCGCCGCCCGCGAAATGCCCATGCCCTATGGCTGGGGCACGGGCGGCGTACAGGTCACCGCCGCCGTGCTGGGGCCGGACGATGTTCTCAAGGTCATCGACCAGGGCGCCGACGACACCACCAATGCGGTGGCCATTCGCGGCTTCTTCGAGAAGACGGCGCGGGTCGCCACCACCACCTCGGCACGCGAGGCGACCGTCATCCAGACCCGCCACCGCATTCCCGAAACGCCGCTCGCCGAGCACCAGATCCTCGTCTACCAGGTGCCGATTCCCGAGCCGCTACGCTTTCTGGAACCGCGCGAGACCGAGACGCGGCAGCTGCACGCGCTGGCGGAATATGGCCTCATGCATGTGAAGCTCTATGAGGACATCGCCCGCCACGGCCATATCGCCACCACCTATGCCTACCCTGTGGAGGTGGCGGGGCGCTATGTGATGGACCCGTCCCCCATCCCGAAATTCGACAACCCGAAGCTCGACGACTGCCCGGCTTTGCAGCTGTTCGGTGCCGGGCGCGAGAAGCGCATCTACGCCATTCCGCCTTACACGAAGGTGCGCTCGCTCGATTTCGAGGATCATCCCTTCCGGGTGCAGCGCTTCGCCCAGCCCTGCGCGCTGTGCGCGGCGAGCGGGGTCTATCTCGACGAGGTGATCCTCGACGACAAGGGCGGGCGGATGTTCGTCTGCTCGGACACCGATTACTGCAACGGGCGGCAGGAAGCCGGCCATCGGGGCGAGATGTCCGGCGCTTCCCCCTCACCCCAACTCTCTCCCCCGCGGGGAGAGGGAGCAGACGGCGCGCTTCACCTCTCCCCGTCGGGGAGAGGTCGGCCCGAAGGGCCGGGTGAGGGGGCTTCGGGCGTGCCTGCCACGCCTTTATCGGCAAGCGATCCCGGATCGGCGCGTGCCGCGCCGTCCGGGATGACGAAGTAGAAGAGAGGCGCGTCATGAACGAACAACCCCTCCTCATCGCCGAGGGTCTTTCCAAGAATTACGGCGCCCGCCTCG comes from Ancylobacter polymorphus and encodes:
- the phnF gene encoding phosphonate metabolism transcriptional regulator PhnF, with the protein product MDPTNDSAVTTPPSPAEDVARGTGVALWKQIAERIEADIIEGRLAAGARLPTENELAERFGVNRHTLRRALAHLTERRLIEATPGRGTFVKEPPIRYPIGPRTRFSEIVSREGRAPGGRLIGSRIEPSSSEIAQALGLAPGAEVLRVDMIREADGVPITVASHWYEADRCRDLDLLVAATGSVTRALETLGLGDYRRLETRITARPADEEDCRLLALPAGRTVMVLDAINGDAQRRPIQYSRARFCADRVQLVVKN
- the phnG gene encoding phosphonate C-P lyase system protein PhnG → MQPSPSKPNNGAASRSPRQDAMALMARAEAGELEAVLAGFAPLPVASDLKPPEVGLVMLRGRTGGDGAAFNLGEATVSRAAVRLEGGASGFAYRLGRDVKAARAAAILDALWQDETRRAEVDAALAPVRARLAVQAAQVRAETAATKVDFFTLVRGED
- the phnH gene encoding phosphonate C-P lyase system protein PhnH, coding for MSQTLMAAGFADPVFDQQATFRAAMWALSRPGRVEPIRAGLTPPAPLNAEAAALVLALCDYETPLWLDPALAGAPAVVDFLRFHTGAPIVAEAREARFALIAEPVDMPDFFDFAQGSPEFPDISATLILQVDSFTAGLVLEGPGINGRTAFGAAPLPADFIERMAANRAGFPLGVDLLLAGAGGVAGLPRSVTVKEG
- a CDS encoding carbon-phosphorus lyase complex subunit PhnI, coding for MYVAAKGGEKAIRNAHALLAKCRRGNRNLPSVSLAQIAQQLTLAVDRVMAEGSLYDVELAALAVKQARGDLIEAIFLIRAFRTTLPRFGYAQALDTSEMLVRRRVSATYKDLPGGQLLGPTFDYTHRLLDTSLGVTDEAGEVDDEARQADPPADAPVAMPRVTDLLGQEGLIEAAPADDGAEPFDITRAPVSFPVDRSTRLQTLARGDEGYLLALGYSTQRGYARSHPFVGEIRFGDVEVIFEAPELGFELSLGTVQVTECQSVNQFKGSATTPPQFTRGYGLVFGQCERKALSMALVERALRWKELGEEPGAPAQDEEFVLSHCDNVQATGFVEHLKLPHYVDFQAELDLVRRMRAEQAAERPADGIKEAAE
- a CDS encoding alpha-D-ribose 1-methylphosphonate 5-phosphate C-P-lyase PhnJ; amino-acid sequence: MNAHATGAMPEITYNFAYLDEQTKRMIRRAILKAIAVPGYQVPFAAREMPMPYGWGTGGVQVTAAVLGPDDVLKVIDQGADDTTNAVAIRGFFEKTARVATTTSAREATVIQTRHRIPETPLAEHQILVYQVPIPEPLRFLEPRETETRQLHALAEYGLMHVKLYEDIARHGHIATTYAYPVEVAGRYVMDPSPIPKFDNPKLDDCPALQLFGAGREKRIYAIPPYTKVRSLDFEDHPFRVQRFAQPCALCAASGVYLDEVILDDKGGRMFVCSDTDYCNGRQEAGHRGEMSGASPSPQLSPPRGEGADGALHLSPSGRGRPEGPGEGASGVPATPLSASDPGSARAAPSGMTK